The Paenibacillus yonginensis genome segment GGCCTTAACGGTCAACGCTTCCAATTACACACTCGTAGCGGCCGTTAATTCCGACCCGTCCGTCAATCTTACGGCACAGACCCGGGACGCGGACGGTAATACACTTGTGGCAGGAGCATCTTATCGGGCGTTTGTTCTGAGTGTGGGAAGAACGGGCGGTTACGCGTTATCAGCATCTTCATCAGCCTTTACCTTGTCAGGCTTGTCTGTAGCGGCTGTTTCCAACCTTGCGCTTCGCGATGCCGGAGACTACGGCGATGGACGGGATTTATCGGTCAGCTTCACCAGACCGGGCAATGATGCGAATATTTCGGGTTACCGGGTTTTTATTGTGAAGACTTCAAACGCATCGTCTTTCAGCTTATCAGCAGCGAATGCCACTTCCAGCAGCTACTACACAGCAGTCGGCAAATCCGGCAGCAGCACGCTGAATGTGACCCTGAACGCCGGAAGCCGGGACACTTCGGGTGATCTGATCCGAAATGGAGTATCCTATACGGCTTTTGTGCTTTCGGTAAGCAATCAATCCCTTTATGCCAATAAGCTCTCAAGTCCTTCAGCCGCGCTGACGTTAAATACCGTGAACACGGCTCCGGTGGTCAATTGGCTGAATGACGTATCCGATTATGGAGACGGACGCGATCTTCAGATCAACTTCACGAGGTCGGCAGACGAATCGAAGGTCGCCTATTACCGGATCTTTGTCGTCAAATCCGGAAATGCAGGCAGCTTCAGCTTGAATTCTGCGAATTCGGTGTCCTCCGGCCGTTATTATGATGTTGGCAAAACCGGCAATTCTTCGATCAGCACGATTCTGCCGTCGAATATGAAAGACGTGCAGGGCTCAGCGGTCACTACAGGCGTCTCCTACCGGGTCTTTGTGATGGCTGTATCCAATAATCCGTCGCTGTATCCGAATCTGCTGTCCGCTCCGTCCAGCCTTTTGACGTTAAACAACAACGCAATAACGGCGGTAAGCAACCTGCAGGTAGCGGATACAGCCGATTACGGGGATGGACGTGATCTCCGGGTGTCCTTCAACAGAGCCGCTAATGAGAGCGGCGTATCCGGATACCGGGTGTTCGTAGTGAAAGCAGGAGATGCCGGCAGCTTTAATGTCAATCTGGCCGGCAGCTTGTCCAGCTCTTACTACACGAGCGTATCCAAGACAGGAGGAAATCTGAGTCTTAACTTGAACAGCTATACACGTTCTGTTGACGGCGCTGCGGTTACCAAAGGCCAAAGCTACCGGGTTTATGTACTTACGATGGGGATCGGCGGCAACAACGTCTTGTCTTCGCCTTCTGCTTCCATCACGTTAACGGATAATCTGACGATTGGCGCGGCAAGCCATCTTCAAGTTTCGGACAGAGGGGACGCGGGCAATGCCAGCGACCTGAATGTCAGCTTTAACCGAGCCGCAAATGAAACGAATATCAGCAGCTACCGGATTATGGTTGTCAAAGCTTCGGAAGCGTCCAGCTTTACGCTGGCTAAGGCTAATAAAGTTACAAGCTCTTATTATAAACAGGTTAGTCCGGTGGGCAGGGACATCAGTATCAATCTGGACAACGGGCAGAGAACCGTGAATGGAGACATCATCCAGAATGGAACGTCTTACCAGGTCTTTGTCCTGTCCGTTGGCGGGTCCGGTTACAGCGGAAGCAATGCTTTGTCCGCCGCCTCCCCCGCCATCACCTTGACCAACAACCTGACTCTTCTTCCGGCGACTGAAGTAACGGCTGCTGTAAATGCTGATAATCCCGACAGACTTGACGTCAGCTTTAAGAAATCCGAGACGGAGAATCTGATTGCGGAATACCGGATTCTCGTGGTGCCTGCCGAGCGGGGAACCTTTACGCAAAGCGAAGCCAGCGCGGTAGAAAAACGGGGTTATTTGAGCACCGGGAAGGATGGGGATACGGTTCGCGGTACAGCAACGGTTGATATTACCGGGGCTGACCTGCAGGCAGGTGCTGGCTACAGGGTTTATGTACTGGCGGTATCCAACGGCTCAACCCATGCGCCGGATGTCCTGTCCGCGCCGTCCGAGCCTGTAACCCTGCCTGCGGCAACGACAGCTGATCCTTCAACTGCTCAGGGGCAAGAGCAATCCCCTGCTACCAGCGGCTCAGTGCCTGCTGCTCCTGCGGATAACACCCTGTAAGCAGAAGGAGAAGAGGGGCCCGCAAGGGCTTCAAATTTGGAATACTAAAAATTTTTTCACATCATATGTTAATTAGGGCTGGATTAATTGCCTGGTTCCTGCTATTATAATGGAAATATTTAAATGCTTGGATGAGGAGCAGTACCCGCCTGTCCGGTTGCCAGAAAGCTGCTGGTCGATGCGAAGCAGTAGAAGGATATCGGGGAACTCGCCTTGGAGCAGCCGTTTCGAAACCTGAACTTACTGTTCTGGAAGTAGCTACGGACGGATCGCCCGCCGTTATGATGGGGTTGGATAAGGAGTAAGGCTCTTTATCCGCTGAGCGTATGAACAACTGTTCATAAACTGGAGTGGTACCGCGTAAGACATGGTCTTTCGTCTCTATTGGAATTATAGAGATGAAAGGCCTTTTTTATTATAAACAGCAAATGGGAGGGGTTAAGCATGATGGACTACAACAAGTATAAACGCGGATATTTTATGCCGCCGGTAATCACGTATGACTGGGTGAAAAAGGATTATATCGATAAAGCGCCACTTTGGTGCAGCGTCGATCTCCGGGACGGCAACCAAGCACTGGTGAAACCGATGAATCTCCAAGAGAAGCTGGATATGTTCCGCATGCTGGTGAAGATTGGGTTTAAGGAAATCGAGGTCGCCTTTCCGGCTGCTTCCGATACCGAATTCCAGTTCCTCCGTACGATTATCGAAGAGAAGATGATTCCTGAGGATGTGACGATCCAGGTCCTCACGCAGTCCAGGGAACATATTATCCGCAGAACCTTTCAGGCGCTGGAAGGCGTGCCGCAAGCTATCGTACACCTTTATAATTCCACCTCGGTTGCGCAGCGTCAGCAGGTGTTCCAGAAGAGTAAAGAAGAGATCAAGCAGCTGGCGGTAGACGGAGCGATCCTGGTGAAGGAGCTGGCGGCATCAACGCCGGGGAACTTCCGATTCCAGTACAGCCCGGAGAGCTTCCCGGGTACAGAAGTGGACTATGCTCT includes the following:
- a CDS encoding copper amine oxidase N-terminal domain-containing protein gives rise to the protein MISALMAAILTTAVVTPFHSQAASPIKIIIDGKELVTDQAPLITGGRTFVPLRGIFEALDASVLWNNSTKTVTAYKDGTTVVLKLGANKATINSQTVYLDAPAVSKNGRTLVPLRFVSESLGQNVEWQPASSRVVISTANGGNPTQNDVGSAPYVGVRTSGQTGTGSDVTVSFARPANPANISGYRIFIVKEANASSFTYEKALTVNASNYTLVAAVNSDPSVNLTAQTRDADGNTLVAGASYRAFVLSVGRTGGYALSASSSAFTLSGLSVAAVSNLALRDAGDYGDGRDLSVSFTRPGNDANISGYRVFIVKTSNASSFSLSAANATSSSYYTAVGKSGSSTLNVTLNAGSRDTSGDLIRNGVSYTAFVLSVSNQSLYANKLSSPSAALTLNTVNTAPVVNWLNDVSDYGDGRDLQINFTRSADESKVAYYRIFVVKSGNAGSFSLNSANSVSSGRYYDVGKTGNSSISTILPSNMKDVQGSAVTTGVSYRVFVMAVSNNPSLYPNLLSAPSSLLTLNNNAITAVSNLQVADTADYGDGRDLRVSFNRAANESGVSGYRVFVVKAGDAGSFNVNLAGSLSSSYYTSVSKTGGNLSLNLNSYTRSVDGAAVTKGQSYRVYVLTMGIGGNNVLSSPSASITLTDNLTIGAASHLQVSDRGDAGNASDLNVSFNRAANETNISSYRIMVVKASEASSFTLAKANKVTSSYYKQVSPVGRDISINLDNGQRTVNGDIIQNGTSYQVFVLSVGGSGYSGSNALSAASPAITLTNNLTLLPATEVTAAVNADNPDRLDVSFKKSETENLIAEYRILVVPAERGTFTQSEASAVEKRGYLSTGKDGDTVRGTATVDITGADLQAGAGYRVYVLAVSNGSTHAPDVLSAPSEPVTLPAATTADPSTAQGQEQSPATSGSVPAAPADNTL